Genomic segment of Candidatus Chlorohelix allophototropha:
ACCAAGACGTGCGCTATATTTCTGGCGCAGCTTTCAGCTACTCGTACACCCAGTCGTTTAGTCTTGTGCGCAACGCCATCTTCAAAATGTGCGATATCAACGATAATGATGATGAAGAAACAGTGCAGGAAAAACTGCTGGCGCAAATTCATCTATTGATGGGCGAAGGCGAACAAAACGAAGACGGCGAGTATGGCGAAATACCCTCTTTACTGGGGCGGGCAGTTGGTATCAATTTCCCGAATTCCTTCGTAGATAACTTAGATCCCCTATTGCGTAGCCGACTATTGAACGACGCAATCAGCGACTTTCTGCTCAAAAAAGCCGAGAGCAATTCGCTCCTTATTGTGCTGGATGATTTGCATTGGGCTGATAACAGTAGCCTTGAAGTGCTGGATTTGATGGTACAGAAGGTTACCAGTTCAAGTAATAATATGTCGGTGCTGCTGTTGCTGGTACATCGTCCTGATTTTAGCAGGCAATGGAACGTGCCAAAAGAGCGCTATGAAGAAATCGCCCTTGAAAGCCTGAACCCTGAGCAGATAAAAGTTTTAACGCGCCAATTGCTCGATGCCAGCCTAGGCAATATGGATACTCCCATAAACCTTGAGCATGAAGAACCGCCTGAATTGCCAAGTCCGATGGTCAAAATATTGGAACGCGCCGGTGGTAACCCCTTCTTTGCCGAAGAAATTCTAAAAGCCTTGCTGGATGCACAGCAAATTGTGCAAGACCCCACCGAAACTGCTAGTTGGAAAATTGTTGGCGATCTTGAAAATTTCAAGTTGCCCGAAACCTTGCAAGAAATTTTGCTGGCGCGGGTAGATAAACTGGGTGGACGCGATAAGCGCGTGCTACAGGTTGCCTCTGTTATCGGCTTGCGCTTTGAACAACGCTTGTTACTAGCAACCGAAGACCTATTCGATCAGCAAATACAAGTAGAAGAAGCGCTTACCGATTTGCACCAAGAAGATTTTGTATATACCGAGCGGCAGGAACCAGAACCGGAGTATGGCTTCCGGCACTCTCTTACCCGTGAGGTGGCTTACAACAATCTTCTAGGTACCGAGCGCCGTCGCTATCATGAGCAGATAGGACGCGCTATCGAGCATTTCAAATCTGACCGCCTCCATGACTATACCGTAATAGATGACTTAGCCTACCACTATGAAAATAGCGATAGCGATGAAAAAGCGGTGCATTATCTTATGCTAGCAGGACACATGCGCAAGACCCTTTACCGCAATGATGAGGCGCTAAAAGCATTCTATGAAGCCCGTGAACGCCTTAAACGCAATCCAGAAGCAGGTGAAGAGCAGCAACTGGTCGAAATAAACAGCAATATCGGTGACATTCGCGCCTTGAAAGCGGATTACAGCGAGGCGCTTCAAGCATATGAGGCAGCGCTGGAAAAATCTGCTAACCCGTTTGAGCGCATAGACCTAAGGGTAAGAATAATTGAAGTCTTGGGCAAACGTGGCGAGTTTGAGGAAGCCGCGCGGAGTTTTGAAATTGCCCAGAGGGAAATCCAAGAAGCATCCGGCGCACCTGACCCAGAAAACCGCCTGACACACCTTCGCGCCAAGTTATTACTCCAGATAGGCTGGATTTATTATCTGCAAGGCAAGCATGAAGCAGCCCTTCGCGTAAACGAAGAAAGCTTGCAAGCTCTCAAATCCTTGCCCGATACTGACCGTGACGTACAGGTTGAAACCGGTAGAGCTTACAATATGCTTGGTACAATCTTTAGCGATATTGGGCAACTGGATCAAGCCGAAGTTAATTTGCAACGCGCCATCGAAATGCACCAGCGCGCCTCTAATATCCAACAGGTAGCGCGGGTTTACACAAACCTTGCGGTAGTAATGATTCTGATTGGAAACCTGACCCAAGCAACCAACTACTTGAAACAGGCACGGGCGAATGCTGAAAAGGTCGGCGATGTGGAAACCCTCGGCGGCATTATCGGCAATCTGGGTTTTGTAGCTGAACGTCAGGGGCAATTGGTAGCCGCCTTTAAATATTTCCAAGATGCTTGGCGCATCTTTGAACGCGCCGCCAATCAGGTATTGGCAGCAATGGCGCTCCAGAACTGCGGGCGTGTAGTTTTACAGCAGGGAAATGTGAAAAACGCGCTGGAATATTTCCAGCAAAGCTTGAAAATGGCAGAGAGTATAGGCGCAACCTCGATACTGGCGGAGGGCAGCAACAACATCGGCTGGGCGCTCATCATTGACCAGCGTTTAGCAGAAGCCGAAGAGTGGCTCGAACGCGCCTATGTCAAGGGAATGGAAAGCGCCAACCCTGAAGTGTTGGCTAATAATTACATGTATCGGGGTATGCTAGAGTTGGAAACCCACAACTACATCAAATGTAGCGAATACTTTGATGAGTGTCTCAAGATAATCGAGGGGCAATTGGGCGACCCGGTTATGCTAGGACAGATTAAACGGCGCATGGGCAGATTGGCTTCCAACCAACACAAATTCAAGGAAGCCGAGCAATACTACAATGAAAGTCTTGAAACGCTCGACCCGATGCGCGCCTATCTAGAAATGTGCTACACTAAATTCTATTGGGCAGAACTTATACTCCACGAATTATCGGAAGGGCTAATCGAACCTGAACGCCAGCAGGAAGAAATCGAAAAAGCGCAGCGTTTCTTGATGCAAGCCAGTTTTACATTCGATGCTTGCGAAGCCCGCCCGGCTTACAATGGGGCGATACTTCTATTGGAACAATTTGAGCAAACGGCACCCGTGTGACGAAAATCATACCAACCTGCCACCAGTAGAATTACAATGTTCTTAAGGGGTAATAGAGTTGGTTTCGTCGGTGAATATAACCCCACCTGAAGGAAGGGAGGTAATAAACACTATGTCGATGGAATCGATGAGAGCAGTAGTAGCAAGGGCAAATAACGATAAAGAGTTCTTACGCCGCTTGCTGGTAAATCCTGAAGAAGCGGTAAAAGTGGCAGGCTATGATCTATCGCAAGAAGAAATAGATATGCTCAAAGCCAGTCGCGGAAATACCAAATTTAATGATGAAGAACTCGAAAAGCGGGTAAGCTACGGTTTCTTCAGGCTTGGACCATAAATAGTATTTATAATAATATTTAATATAAAACGGACAGGAAGTATTTAATTGCCCTTAGCTGTAATAAGAAGAATTTATATCCACAAAACGCATCAAAAGGTGTTAAAATAAATTTAGTGAGTATTGGGCGCAATATTCCACATAGTTTGGGGAGTAAATGAAAGGGGTCAATTATGTCTATCGAAGCGATGAAAGCGGTGATAGCGCGCGCGAATAATGATAAAGATTTCCTGCGCCTGTTACTGTCTAACCCGGATAGCGCTATCAAAGCCGGTGGCTATGATCTGACTGAGCAAGAAGTCGAAATGATTAAAGCCAGCCAAGGACAAGCCCGACTTAACGATGAAGAATTGGAAAAGCGAGTCAGTCGTGGTTTCTTTCGCCTAGGTCCGTAGTCACAGACTTTAATATAAAAAATTCGGACGGGCGCATAACCCGTCCTTTTTTTACCCATATAAATCATTTGCCTCTGCAATAGCTTTTTGGCGTGCTTCTTCCTGCGAATCCGGGTCTAACTCTTCCCATGCTACGGTGCTACGCGCCAATTCCAGACCTGAAATAATCTGTTTGTAAAAAGCCTCGTCGTAGGGGCGGGTGCGAATTACCACCGGCATCGGTGCAGCATGTCCCAACACCAACGCTTGTTGCTTGCTATCTAGCGAAGCCAGCACCGTTTTTAGACCGCTTGAACCGCTTACTCCGGTAAAAACCGCATCAATATCGCGCTCATCGTTGATAAGCGCCACTACCCGTGTGCCGATTTGTGACATAATTTCGCTATCAATACTACTAGGGCGCTGATCTACCACTAACAGCGTCACATAATATTTACGCATTTCACGGGCGATAGTGCCAAAGATGGTTTGCCCTGCCACCGCCGGAGTCAGGAACTTGTGCGCTTCTTCGATGGTAATCATAACGCGGCGTGGTTCGTCCGAAGCTTTTTGAGATTGACGGTATTGATCTACTTTATCTTTGTATTTTTCATGGATTATGCGGGTAACGATATTTGCCACCAGAATGTAACTCAGCATGTTATCGCTTTTACCAAACTGAATGACGATATGCTTGCCCCGCGCCAAATTATCCACGATTTGGTTAACCGAATCTATACTGGAATGGTCAACTACGAAAGGCAAATTTTTCAAAGCATGCAGTTTGTTACGCAATGCCTTTACAGATTGGATATTGGCTCTACTATCGGTGGCTATTTGCTCCGGGTCGCCGTTTAGCAATTCTACAATCCACTTATCGCCATATTTTTCTTTGAGGATATAAGCGGACTCGGAAGCGGTAGCGTTCAGATTCAGTTCGTCCTGTAGCAGCAAAATATCCTCGACTTCAATTTGGTTCAAGCCGATAAAGATTTCGCCATCTATACTGCCGCTTCCACCCAAGCGCGTATTCTTTAATGACCAAACCTGCACCTTCTGGCTGAATAGGGCGCGCAAACCTTTAACAAATTTCTTATTCTCGGCTTGCGCCTGCTCGCCATATTCATTGTGCATATCGAAAATAAGGTTCGAGCAAATATCGGCGCGAATAAGCCCTGCCAGCAAAAGACGAGTCAGGAAGCTCTTGCCCGTACCGCTCTTGCCGAAGATACCGTTGGAACGCTCTACAAAACGCTCAAGGTCGATGCAAATATCAATTTCCATATCCAAGGGCTTGCCGATAGCGAAATTCTTGCCGCCCTGAAGCAGGTCTTCGCTGCCGAAAACCGCGTCAAAGTCGGTTTCTTCGGCAATGTAAACAGAGGTAAAATGGGCTGGTATGCTGCGAACAGGACGCGGATTAGCATCGCCTTGATACAGCGCAAGGCGATTGTCCACATGCGCGTCACCGTAAGTATAAACGCCCTGCAACACTTCACGCACCAGCGCGGAAGTATCCTCGCCGGGTGGATCGAGCAAGATACTATCGGTAGTGGCTTCCAACGCTACATCGGTCAACATCCCAAAGAACCGCACGCCATTGCTCTCAATCGCCACAAATTGCCCGGTCTGAATATGCTCAAGCGGGGCAGAACTGCGGATACGCACCTGCAAACCTTTAGAAAGCGAACCGCTCGTGACCAAGCCTAGGTATTTTTCAGGTTTACGCTTAAAATTACTTGACATAACTAATTCTCACATTTTTCCAGAATAGTACGCAGCCTGTCAAAATCTTCCTTGAGCAAACGCGCCAATTGCCGCCCTGTATCCACCAACCATTGCCGCCCACTCGAACCGCGTACTGCTGTGCCATGTCGCAGTAATGCTGCCGTCAATTCCTCTACCGGAGCTTGGCTGGCTTGCAGTATGGTACGCAGATAAAGCGCGCTGCTGGTAAAATCAATTAATTCGTCATCGCTACAAAGCGTCACGCTATAGTGCAAGGGAGGGGGATAGTCAGGGTAATTATAAGTGATTTTGCCAGATTCCAGTTTGCGGCAACCCAACACCACCACCGCAAATTCGGTACGCAGCAAGCGGGTTAGCTGAGGGTTAGCGTTGTAAACTTGCTCATCTATCTGGCGAGGCTCGCCCTCAACCGAACGAGCATAGGCGCGTCTGCCGGGGTCAATACCACCAGTCGCAATATGATACACCGCACCATAAATCAGGTTATTGCCGCCCTTATCTTTAACCTGTACCAGACCGCCAAAGGGTGGCGGGTTGTCCAACTCATAAGCTTGGGCGGTATATCCGGTGAGGCTGGTTTCCACCACTTCGCCGATACCAGAGGCATTATTCAGAAAAAGCTCGGTCATAGTTTCTCCCCAAATAAGAACAACGGTGCTAGGCAGATTATAACATATCGAGAGAGAGGAAAAAGCAAGGGACAGCCTCAACCCAACTTGCTCTGGGAACGCGCACAAGCGGCTGTGGTATAATTTGCAGCAGCGTATTCCTATAAAAGGAAATTCAGGAGGGCTATTTTCACCTTTGTCTGCTATCTCTTTACCCCTTTTTCTAGCTATACCAGCCGCGCTGTTTCTGATACTTGCGCCCGGTTTGGTTACTCTACAACTTATGCTGGCTTTCGGGAAAGCCCGTGCGGGAGTGCTAAAATCGAGTGAGCAAATCTTTCTCTCGATCACGCTGAGTGTAATGTTTAGCGGGTGGGTAGGGCTATTGCTGGCTTCATTAGGCATATTCTCGATATGGGCATTGCTGGCAATTGGCGCATTGTGGTCACTGGCAGGAGCATACTGGCTATCGAGGCGAGGCTATCTCTGGCAAATCCCGCGCTTTGGGAAGAAAGCGGTGCTTGGAGAGTGGTTGCTGACGATTTTGTTAGTGGGTACAGCCATTCTATTTTTCCTCGCTCCGCATGAAACAGTGGCAGGAGCACAGGACAGCGGGGTGTATTACAACACCGGGGTTAATATTGCCCGCACCGGCGCATTGGTGATTCAAGACCCGTTGCTGCAAACCATCGGCAGCCAGAGTAGCAAGCTTTACCCGGTGCTGATGATGGGCTTGCCCGGAGGAGCAGGGCGTTTCCTATTTGTGGACTTCCAACGCATGAACGGCTATTTCGTAATGGACAACATGGAAGGATTAACTACGGGCAAAGTTATTCCACAATTCTTCCATTTTTATCCTACCCTTCTAGCAATCGGAGTCAGCCTGTTCGGTTTATACGGTGGGGTGCTGGTCAATCCATTTTTAGCCCTAATGGCAGTTTTCGGCTTGTACCTGACGGCGCGGAGAATCCTGCCCGGTAAGCGAGGCGAATGGGTAGCATTGCTAGCCGCTCTGCTGCTGGCGTTAAACGGGATACAGGTTTGGTTTGCGCGTGAGACTCTGTGGGAAACGTTGGGTGAGTTTCTGGCATTTGCCGCAATTTACGCCTTCACCATACTGGTCAACCCGGTATCACTGGATCAAGCAGAAAAGGGTCAGGAAGATAACGGGTTAAGGGCGTTGGGTGGTTTTGTAGTGGGTAGCGCGTTGGGGATTCTATGTCTGGCACACGCCTCTCAGGCGCTATTCACCCTGCCCTTGGTAATTCCTTACCTGATCTGGATACGCTTGTCGCGCCGCTGGAATGCGGGGCATTGGTGGCTATTGGGCGCATACGGGCTACTGTTTATACACATGGTGCTGCATATCTGGCTTTTCGCGCTGGCTTATTGGGAAGGCATCTATCACCACGTAATTATAAACTTCACCAAAGCATTGCCCATAGTAATTCCAATAGCCATAATAGGTTTGTTGGTGGTCATTTTCCTGAATGCAATTCCAAAACAAGTGCAACGGTTTGAAGGATGGCTGGCAAGGCACTGGCGCTGGGTTTCGCTTGGGTTGGCGCTCATAGTGGCAGCTTACCTGATTTTCAATTACTTCATCCGAGTTTACCGAGTCGGTACAGATGGCAAGGGCAACCCCTTCGATTACATGGTGAATTGGCAGAGTTATATCGGTGCGCCTACCAGTCTCGGACCGGAACGCAACCTGCTACGGTTGGGTTGGTATTTCTCTCCGCTTGGTATTGTGCTGGTGATTATCGGGGTAACTGCGATGCTAGCGGGAAAACTAAACTGGCGGAGTGCGATGTTTTTTGCCTTTACGCTGGGCGTTACCTATTTCTTTCTGGACGAAAGCTACACCCAGGAAGGTTATATCTATAGCTTGCGCCGCTACGTAAACCTGACTATACCGGCTTTTTCGCTGTTCATTGCCTATGCTGCGCTGGAAACGCTGCCTAATCTTACAGATAAAGCAGGAAGACTGTTAAACCGCTTATTCGGACGCAAGGTAGCATATATGCAAGCGGCAGGGGCAGAAAGTAGCGCCACCATCGCCTTTGCCGTCACGCAGCCACCCACCAATGAGGTAACCGAATCTAAGCGCGGTGCAAGTACGAGCAACCCAACTGAAAAGCGCACAGGTTATAAAATTGGGCTGGCATTAGGGTTGCTCTCAGCGGTGGGGCTGGTAAGCTTCATGCTATATACCAACCGCACCATTTACACCCTCTCTGAATATGGGGCAGGACCTGATGCGCCCAGTTTGCTCAAGCAAATGGAAAATTTAGCTGATAAGTTTGGTCCTAAAGACATCATTATTTACAGCGGGGAACGAGATGCGGATGCCAAATCAGCTACCATCCTGACGTACGCCTTTAATCATCCTGCCTTCCTGCTCACTGCTGCCCCTCCTACCGGAGACGTTCTCAGCAAATTAATCGCAGAGTGGGAAAAGCAGGGCTATACCGTCAAGGCGATGCTAGGTCCTGATGGCGGCAGACTCGCGCCACAGGGCTATAACCTTAAATGGGAAAGCGAAGTAGTGCTACATTTCCGGCAATTTGAAAGCCTTCAGACCCAAAAACCCTACAATATTCAGGACAATACCCTGACCTACGGCATCTATAGGCTAACCAGTGATGCCAATGTCAATGATGTAGGCACGGGCGCACCCGATACAGCGCAAGGCTGGAAACTGGAAATCGGTAAGAAAGATTTCGCGGCACTGGTAATGGGCTTCTCCAGCCTTGAAACCAAAAAAGACGGTGCAATTTACCGCTGGACTACACAGGATGGGGTATTGCGTGTACCATGCCTTGACCCCACGCGCCCTTACCGCCTTGAACTGACGCTTGACCCCGACATTACGCGCCCGGCGAGCCTCTCACCGCTTAATCTCTCGGTTTACCTCAGCAACGACCCCTATGATTGGGATCCGGGCAGATTGGAAAAGTTGTCAGCGTTGGGAGTTTTAAGCTTGCAACCGGGCGCTAAAACCTATACGCTTGATATACCGGGAAGCGTTCCGGCAAGCCAATTGACTTGCAAACCGGGTGCGAACTCACTAATCTTGCAACTCGTAGCCGACAAAACTTGGAAACCAAGTAGCTACGGTCTGGGCAACGATAGCCGCAGTTTGGGAGTTAAATTGTTAAAAGTAGCAGTACAAAGCAAGCAATAAAGGTATGCAGAGGAGTAGAACTTTATGAAGGGGCAGAAAAGCTCAAGCCGTAAAGATATACAAAAAGTAGCAGAAGTCATTTCAAATAATATAACCGATGTTATAGAAAACAGTGAGGGTAAGCCTCGCAAACGCGGACGCAAGCCTCGCAACCTGTTGTTGGCTACTAGTGCACTAGGTGCAGTCGGTTACAGCGCGTGGCAGGCAAGCAAAACGCGCTTCAGCAGCAAAATAAACGGCGAACTTAAACTGTCTGGCTTGAAATCCCCGGTTGAAGTGATACGAGATAAATGGGGCATCCCGCATTTATACGCGCAAAGCTTGTCCGATCTGGCATTTGCGCAGGGCTTTGTACAGGCGCAAGACCGCATGTGGCAAATGGAATTTCAGCGGCGGGTGGCTTCCGGGCGATTATCCGAAATCTTTGGGGATGCCACCCTAGAAGCCGATAAAATGATGCGCCGCTTGCAATTACGGCGGGCTGCTCACAATGATTATGCCCATATGGATAGCGATAGCGAAGAAAAAATGGTGCTGGAGCGTTTCGTGGAAGGGGTAAACGCTTATCTGAATACCAAGAAATTGCCGCTTGAATTTTCGCTGGTGCGCTACAAGCCCGAACCTTGGAGTCCGATTGACAGCCTGACATGGGCTAAGATTATCGGAGTGCAACAAAGCACCAACCTCGACTCGGAATTGGTCAGGGCGCAGATGGTGCAAAAGCTTGGCGCAGAACGTGCCGCCAAACTTGAACCTACCCAGATGGTTACGGGCGCACCCCTGATTATACCGCCGGATGCCGATTATAGCGGTCTAGATTTCGAGCTTATCCTAGAAGAGTACCGCAAGATGCAGTCCACGATAGGCGCATTTGCCGGGGGTAACAGCAACAACTGGGCAGTGAGTGGCAGCCGAACTGTTACCGGAAAACCGATGCTGTGCAATGACCCGCACATGGCAGTTACGATGCCTTCCACATGGTATGAAATGCACCTACACTCGCCTGAAATAGATGTGACAGGGGCAAGCATTCCGGGTATTCCGCTGATTGGCATTGGTCATAACCGCCATATTGCGTGGGGTATCACCAACACTATGTCTGATTCCCAAGATGCCTTTATCGAGAAAATAGACCCCACCAACCCGCAACGCTATGAATACAAGGGCGAATGGCGTGAGTTTGAAGTGGTGCAGGAAGAGATCAAAATCAAGGGTAAAGCCAGTTTTTTTATGGATTGCGCCCGTAGCGTACACGGTCCGTTGCTTAGTTCGCTCAAATTACACGGGACTCCTGCTGCCGATGCGGGCGGCAAAATCGAGGCTCCTCTCGCAGTTTCGTGGAACATCTACGAACCATCAAAAGGGATAAGAACTCTGCTCAAATTGAACCAAGCTACCAACTGGCAAGAGTTCCGGGAAGCTTTGAGTACTTGGGATGTGGGTTGCTTTAACTTCGCCTATGCCGATGTAGAAGGCAATATAGGCTACCAGTTCACCGGGCTTATTCCCATTCGGGGCAAAGGGTTGGGCTTAGCGCCAAGCCCCGGAAACACCGGGGAATATGATTGGCAGGGCTATATCCCCTTTGAGGAATTGCCGCATATCTACAATCCTGAGCAGGGCTATATTATTACCACCAATCAGAAAGTGGTCGGCAACGAGTATCCCTATTGGCTGGGCAGCGATTATCTTGGAGAGAACCGCGCCATCCGCTTGCGCCAGCTAATCAATAGCCGCGAAAAGCTCAGTCTGGATGATGTAGCGCGTTTCCAGAAAGACCAACTCTGCCTTCCTGGCTTGCGACTCACCCGCCGCCTCTTGCAGGCAGATGCCACCAAAGGGAACGACTGGCAAAGACGCGCACTCGGCTATCTAGCCACATGGGACGGGGTATTGACAGCGCATAGCGTAGCCGGAAGCATTTACCATGCCACGCTGCAAAAACTGGGAAGGTTGGTTTTTGAGCCGATTATGGGCAGCAGCCTTACCGAAAGCTATTTGGGGAACAGCAAAGATGCGTTGGGAGCGCACCCCAATAGTTTGCAGAGCATTACTACTACCTTCCTAATAGGCAGAATTGAAGCTAATGACCACGATTTGCTGCCAATGGGCAAAAGTTGGGACGACCTGCTATTGGAAGCCTTGAGCCGAGCGATTG
This window contains:
- a CDS encoding ATP-binding protein — protein: MSSNFKRKPEKYLGLVTSGSLSKGLQVRIRSSAPLEHIQTGQFVAIESNGVRFFGMLTDVALEATTDSILLDPPGEDTSALVREVLQGVYTYGDAHVDNRLALYQGDANPRPVRSIPAHFTSVYIAEETDFDAVFGSEDLLQGGKNFAIGKPLDMEIDICIDLERFVERSNGIFGKSGTGKSFLTRLLLAGLIRADICSNLIFDMHNEYGEQAQAENKKFVKGLRALFSQKVQVWSLKNTRLGGSGSIDGEIFIGLNQIEVEDILLLQDELNLNATASESAYILKEKYGDKWIVELLNGDPEQIATDSRANIQSVKALRNKLHALKNLPFVVDHSSIDSVNQIVDNLARGKHIVIQFGKSDNMLSYILVANIVTRIIHEKYKDKVDQYRQSQKASDEPRRVMITIEEAHKFLTPAVAGQTIFGTIAREMRKYYVTLLVVDQRPSSIDSEIMSQIGTRVVALINDERDIDAVFTGVSGSSGLKTVLASLDSKQQALVLGHAAPMPVVIRTRPYDEAFYKQIISGLELARSTVAWEELDPDSQEEARQKAIAEANDLYG
- a CDS encoding tetratricopeptide repeat protein; the encoded protein is MLICNYCRNDNPNNANYCGRCGRRLRDQRSLAKLEKASFCIECGNRRERYPNDRRICTILFADVHGYTAMTEKMDVEKVTNIMNEVFSLLTAEIVGVDGSIDKYAGDNIMARFGAPEALEDHPERAIHAALGMQRQLSRFSLKLQKEEGVGLEMRIGINTGWVSAAEVGGEVDGVSYRTYTVMGDTVNLSSRLEHESRVGKILVGEETYKLAKHAFEFLDTGERQIRGKREPVRTYEVIGPKPQRANRRGLAGKDLQLVGREAELQRLASRLLQAIEGKGQVVSVMGEAGVGKSSLLREFKRRATITYQDVRYISGAAFSYSYTQSFSLVRNAIFKMCDINDNDDEETVQEKLLAQIHLLMGEGEQNEDGEYGEIPSLLGRAVGINFPNSFVDNLDPLLRSRLLNDAISDFLLKKAESNSLLIVLDDLHWADNSSLEVLDLMVQKVTSSSNNMSVLLLLVHRPDFSRQWNVPKERYEEIALESLNPEQIKVLTRQLLDASLGNMDTPINLEHEEPPELPSPMVKILERAGGNPFFAEEILKALLDAQQIVQDPTETASWKIVGDLENFKLPETLQEILLARVDKLGGRDKRVLQVASVIGLRFEQRLLLATEDLFDQQIQVEEALTDLHQEDFVYTERQEPEPEYGFRHSLTREVAYNNLLGTERRRYHEQIGRAIEHFKSDRLHDYTVIDDLAYHYENSDSDEKAVHYLMLAGHMRKTLYRNDEALKAFYEARERLKRNPEAGEEQQLVEINSNIGDIRALKADYSEALQAYEAALEKSANPFERIDLRVRIIEVLGKRGEFEEAARSFEIAQREIQEASGAPDPENRLTHLRAKLLLQIGWIYYLQGKHEAALRVNEESLQALKSLPDTDRDVQVETGRAYNMLGTIFSDIGQLDQAEVNLQRAIEMHQRASNIQQVARVYTNLAVVMILIGNLTQATNYLKQARANAEKVGDVETLGGIIGNLGFVAERQGQLVAAFKYFQDAWRIFERAANQVLAAMALQNCGRVVLQQGNVKNALEYFQQSLKMAESIGATSILAEGSNNIGWALIIDQRLAEAEEWLERAYVKGMESANPEVLANNYMYRGMLELETHNYIKCSEYFDECLKIIEGQLGDPVMLGQIKRRMGRLASNQHKFKEAEQYYNESLETLDPMRAYLEMCYTKFYWAELILHELSEGLIEPERQQEEIEKAQRFLMQASFTFDACEARPAYNGAILLLEQFEQTAPV
- a CDS encoding Os1348 family NHLP clan protein, with translation MSIEAMKAVIARANNDKDFLRLLLSNPDSAIKAGGYDLTEQEVEMIKASQGQARLNDEELEKRVSRGFFRLGP
- a CDS encoding penicillin acylase family protein gives rise to the protein MKGQKSSSRKDIQKVAEVISNNITDVIENSEGKPRKRGRKPRNLLLATSALGAVGYSAWQASKTRFSSKINGELKLSGLKSPVEVIRDKWGIPHLYAQSLSDLAFAQGFVQAQDRMWQMEFQRRVASGRLSEIFGDATLEADKMMRRLQLRRAAHNDYAHMDSDSEEKMVLERFVEGVNAYLNTKKLPLEFSLVRYKPEPWSPIDSLTWAKIIGVQQSTNLDSELVRAQMVQKLGAERAAKLEPTQMVTGAPLIIPPDADYSGLDFELILEEYRKMQSTIGAFAGGNSNNWAVSGSRTVTGKPMLCNDPHMAVTMPSTWYEMHLHSPEIDVTGASIPGIPLIGIGHNRHIAWGITNTMSDSQDAFIEKIDPTNPQRYEYKGEWREFEVVQEEIKIKGKASFFMDCARSVHGPLLSSLKLHGTPAADAGGKIEAPLAVSWNIYEPSKGIRTLLKLNQATNWQEFREALSTWDVGCFNFAYADVEGNIGYQFTGLIPIRGKGLGLAPSPGNTGEYDWQGYIPFEELPHIYNPEQGYIITTNQKVVGNEYPYWLGSDYLGENRAIRLRQLINSREKLSLDDVARFQKDQLCLPGLRLTRRLLQADATKGNDWQRRALGYLATWDGVLTAHSVAGSIYHATLQKLGRLVFEPIMGSSLTESYLGNSKDALGAHPNSLQSITTTFLIGRIEANDHDLLPMGKSWDDLLLEALSRAIELLRKKLGDDMNDWEWGKLHALNYVHPLGMVKPLNRIFNRGPYPLGGDWDTVWQAGYNGSDDNFSFNGATSSIRLVTDLNDWENTRFGCTSGQSGAPMSPHYSDLIEEWLAGAYHPHLFNRAAILDNAEGKLTLNPA
- a CDS encoding Os1348 family NHLP clan protein, which encodes MSMESMRAVVARANNDKEFLRRLLVNPEEAVKVAGYDLSQEEIDMLKASRGNTKFNDEELEKRVSYGFFRLGP